TGGCGTTGGGTACCCCACTTTAGTTTCACTAAAGTGTTTTTTTCGCGGTGGGGTTCTTATCCAACCCCCCGCACCCCCAGATACAAACATCCTGTTTGACCTCTTGCAGCGCGAATTCAGACCACAGTCTGCTCACAAAGCTTCGCAGCCTAAATCATCATACGCGCCTCATGGGACTTTTTATAAAATAACAAAAACCTGGGTCATTTCTTTGCGCTCACCCTGAACTTGCTGTGTCCTCCGTAGATTTATATGCGTAGGAGGATTGAAGGGTCAAGCGCCTAAAAAAAACCAACCGTAGTAAAACGATTGGTTTTTCATTATTAAAAAAATTAATTTTATCTTGTAAGTTTTGACGGTACAGGTTCTTGTTTTAGAAATTCTGCATACACATCACACATGCATCTTCCTTTTGTTCCATCGGGATTTTTTCTACCAGCTTCTCGTGTTCCACCAATGAAAAAACCGGTTTCCTCTGCATTTTGTGCTGGACACCATAAACCGCCTTTTGCATGTTTCCACCATAACATTCCCTCCATGTCGGAAATACTGTCTAACAGTTTTTCGCGCGCATCTTCATTGGCAACGGTGCCTATATTTTCAAATGTTTCTGGAGAAAACCAGCCGGCTTCATGATAAATTACTAGTCCGACCTTGCTAAATTCAGGATTGTTCTCAGCATGTTCTGATATCATGCGATAACAAGGTTTGTTGTCTTCGTCAGTACCATAATAGATTCGTGCATTATACATATTTCGCGGGCGACCTTTAAGGTCACCTCTTCGTGTTTGATCTTTATCATGAAAGATAATAGAAGGAGTTGTGGGTGTTTTTGTTTTGTCGCGAGGTCCTTCTTCAGCTTGCTGTCGACGTAATTCTGCCAGCAATTCAGGTCGAAGTTGTCTTGTGTTATTGTTTGACTCTGCTGATATGAAAGCGGTATTTACTATAAGACCAGTAAGAACTACGGCTACAAATGATAAATTTTTTATATTCATGAACAAACCCCTTCTGGTTAACATTATTACGATTATATATTATTGTAGCATGCGGCAGCTTTTTTATCAAACGGGGCGATTAAATGGTGCTATTAGATCAGTAAGAGGGATTTTTTATAAAAGTTCTACCGGGTGCTTTTTCAAATGCAGCGGCATAAGATAGTTGTTTGTAAAATTGTTTTTTTCAAACATTTCTAAGCCAATTTTACCAATTTGTTCAACTGAACACATATTTTTACCATCTTGGTTCAAGATGGCTTTTTCACCAAGTGTAGATTTGATCTGTTCTTGATGGAGCATAACGCCGTTGCCAAAAAAATTTATTTTTTGATGAGGAATTTGTTTTTTGAGGTCTTCAAGGAAAGCATCTATTTTTTTATATCCCGTAGCAATAATCAAATCTTTTGCGCTCATTCTGAACTTGTTGCAGAATAAAGCGCTTGGTCCTTCAACAGGTTCAGGACGAGCGCGGGAAGAGTCTGAATTTATTGAGTAAACATCATGATGAGCAATTAAATAATACACTTCATCATTAAACGCGTTTAACAAGACAACAGTGTGCTCATAAGACTTGTCATAAAATTCTAAAAATGTTGCGTTCAAGCCATCAATACCAATGAGAGGGATTTCGGTTGCGCAGTGTAAACCGTTTACGCTTGCAATGATTGATCGCAGGGTAGAAAACGGACCGGGGCCACAGTTGACTGCGCAAAAAGAAAGATCAGAAATAGTCAGATTATTTCTAATCAATAATTGTTCGAGCAGAGGAATAAATAATTTACTCGCATGGCGCTTATCTTCGCTCACCTGATCATGCAGGGTATTGTTAATAAAAAGCGCCATTTCAAAAACTTCATACGTATTTTGAATTGCTATATATGAATGCATACTATCTTTAGTTGCGGTTTTTACATTTTTGCTGCTGGTAAAAAAGACTAAAAGAATCATATTCAATAGTCTTTTCTTTCTTAAGTACTATTTTACCACAATTTAAACATTTCCACCCCTCAAAATTGAGCGGATGATCAAAAAACGTTTGAAGGACCAATAATCCATCACACTTTTGACACTTCATACAACTACCCCTTTTTTAGCCCCATTCTCCATTATATTTCGACTGGGGACCCCACCAAAGAACTTTTGTGGGGCATACAATCGTAATATTTGTGATATGAGCTATAGCTAATACAATACAATCGTAATAACGATAGTGCTGATGCGCTTGCGAAGTTGTGTTCCTTTTTACTAGTCAACCTAGAATATAATTGTACTTCTTGTCAATCAAGACATTATTGGGCGATAATTTTCTGTTTGGGACGGAGAGTATGTTTTTTTGTTGCTTTTAATTTTTTTTTAACCGTTCGCCCTGAGTGTTTTTGTCCTCAAAAAAGTATCGAAGGGTAGTCATATTAATCCCAAGCTTCATTATTCTTCGTCGGGGTCCCCAACGGAGTCGTCGTAGTTGGGGTTAAAAAATCGTTTGTATTCAAGATAGGTGCTCAAAAAGATTGCAGCTGCAATTGCGTGTGAGCGTAATTTGTCTTCTTTTGTTTTGGTTGATTTTATTCCAGCGGCTTGTTTACTTGTCAGGCGTTCATCCCACATTTTCCATTCAATGTTTGGAAAATGGTTTTTGAGTTCTTCAGTCATAGCAATTATTTTTTTTGTTTGATCGCTTTCCGTGCCGCGCAATGTTATTGGAAGGCCAACAATAATTGTTGAAATGCGTTCTTTTTCAATTGTTTTTTCTAGAAGTGTGTATAGTTCAGCGGTTTTGAATGTATCATAAGGTCGCGGTAAAATACCGAGTGGATCGGAGATTGCAACTCCTGTCCAGCGATCGCCAATGTCGAGAGCAAGAATTTTCATTATTTTGCGCCTTATCCAAATATTAAAATTTAAGTATACTGGTTCTGCTGGTATTGTAAAAAATTAATTTTAGTGAAGGGTCCTTATGGATTTTGTATTATTGATAAATCAAATTTGTGACTTTATTTGTGGATGGCCACTGCTGATTTATGTTGGTGTTATTAGCATTATCTATACAGTTGCGCTGCGAGGCATGCAATTTACCTATCTTGGAACTGCGCTTAAAGCAACGCTTTTCCCTTCGCAAAAGGAACAACAACAAGAAGGAGGAATGTCTCCTTTTAATGCGTTTATGAATACCATCAATTCAAACTTAGGAAATGGTGTTATTGCCGGTGTTGCAACAGCTATTTATTCTGGTGGGCCGGGTGCAGCATTTTGGTTTGTTGTTTTTGGATTAATTTTAATGACAGTTCGTTTTGGTGAAGTTTATTTGAGTTCACTCTATGCAGCGGAGGCTACAGAAAAAACTACTCTTGGTGGGCCAATGCTGTATCTAAAAAAAGTTCCAGGTGGAGCATATCTTCCTTATATATACGCACTTTTCTGTGTTATATATGGCTTGATTGGTGGTAATATTATTCAATCAAACTCAATGGCTATAAGTCTTTCTGCTACATGGGGCATTGCACCAATAGTAAGCGGTCTTGGTCTTTTGGTATTTGTTTTATATATTCTTTTTGGTGGAGCTGAGCGAATTGCAAAGATATCGTTGAGTATTGTTCCGGTAAAAGTTGTTGTCTTTATGTTTTCTTCTCTCACCGTTTTAATTTTTCACTATAAATCTCTTCTGCCTGCCTTAACTCTTATTGTAAAAGGTGGTTTAGGCGTACAATCATTTGTAGGTGGTATTGTTGGTTTTTCTTTTCAACAAATGATTGCAGCAGGGATGTCACGTTCTATTTTTGCTACTGAATCAGGTCTTGGTTCTGCTGCTATTATGTTTGGTTCTACTGGTAAAGGTAATGCAATACAAAATGGCTTTATGGGTATGATAAGTACATTTATTAGTACATGCATTGGACTTATTGTAGCATTATGCATTGTTGCTTCTGGTGTATGGAACAGTGGACTTAACAGTACTGCATTGACTATTGCTTCATTCGAAACAGTTTTTGGCATATATGGTGGATGGATTGTTAGTTTTCTTGCCGTAAGTTTTGGTTTTGGCGTTATGGTTTCTTATGCCTATGTTGTCAGATCTGCATGGATGTTTTTAACCAATAATCGTTTTCCAATGCTATTTACTGCTGCATACAGTTTATGTGCATTAGCAGGTGCTGTGGCTGCGGTTGATTTTGTGTGGGATTTAGCGGGTATTATTATTGCGATGATGCTCTTTATTAACATGTATGGTCTGTTGGTATTGTTGCCAAAGGCAAAAGAAAATTTGCCTAACCAACTTCGTAATTACAAAGCATAGAATTATTTTTATGAATGTACCAATTTCTATGCCAAGTACATTTCCCGTAACATGTCACACAGATTTTGTGGGAAAAGATTCCATTTTTGTTGCTATCGAAGGATATGCGGATAATGGCGTCAATTACATAAAAAAAGCGATTGAAAAAGGTGCACGTACGATTGTTGTGCACCATAATACTTTTTTAGATGATGAGTTACGCATTTTTATGTGCGCACATGATGTTGTTGTTGAACGTGTTGATAACACAAGAAAAGCTCTTGCGCAATTAAGTGCACAAGCAGCGAATTTTCCCGCACAAAAATTAAAAATTGTTGGCATTACTGGGACAAAAGGAAAAACAACAACATCTTTTTTGCTTGCGCATATGTTGCACAGTGCTGGATACAAAACAGCGCTCATCAGTTCTGCTCAAAATCGTATTAATGGTAATACCTTTCTTGCGCCGTTAACAACGCCACAGCCAGATTATTTGCAACAGTTTTTAAAATTGTGTGTAGATAATGCTGTTGATTATGTAGTGATGGAGGTTGCAGCGCAAGCTCTTACGCTTCATCGAGTTGAGGGAATTACGTTTTGTGGTATTATTTTTACTAATTTTTCTCATGAGCATTTAGAGTTTTATCGAGATTTAGAAGAATATTTCCGTGCAAAATGCTTAATTTTTGACATGGCAGCAGAGCATGCACCATTATTGATTAATCGAGATAATAAACAGTGTGCACAGTTATTGATGCACAATTCATCAGTGGCGAGTTTTGGTTTTGGGGATGATTGCAGTGGATATCGTGGTGAACTGATTGCTGATACTATTTCTACCATTGCGCTGCGAGTACATTATCAAGGCTGTGGTAATGATTTTATATGTTCTTCACTTTTTGGTACATATAACGCGTATAATGTTTTGGCTGCGACAAGTATGGCCATAGCGATGCAGATACAACCGCAAGAAATTAGTGGAGCATTGCATACATTTAGTGGTGTACCGGGAAGATTGCAGGAGCATATTTTGACCAATGGAGCGCGATGTTTTATTGATTATGCACATAACCCAGAATCATTCCAGGCAGTTTTATCAACGTTGCGTGCATTAACATCGCAACTGATTGTTGTTTTTGGTGCTGGTGGTGGTAGAGATAAGTCAAAAAGACCAATGATGGGAGTTATTGCTACAAATATTGCTGATATTCTAGTGATAACATCCGATAATCCACGCTTAGAAGATGCGGCAGTTATTGCAGGTGATATTGTTCGCGATATTCCAACAGCAATGAAGCATAAAATAGTACAAGAACTTGATCGAAAAAAGGCAATAGAGTGCGCTTATTTTTTATCAAATCAAGGTTCGATTATTGCGCTTTTAGGCAAAGGTCCAGATGAATATCAAATTATCGGAACAACAAAACATTATTTTAGTGAACAAAGCATAGTTGAACAATTATAATTCTTATTCTTCAAAGGGAATCGCATGAAAAAGATAGCAGTTTTTGTTTCTCTGTTAAGTGGTGTATGCATAGTGAATGCAATGGATGAAAGTCTTGCGCAAGTGAAAAAGAACAACACAATTCCTTGTGTTTCATCTTATTCTTATGGAGCTCCGGTTCCTCCTTCTCCGGAAGATTATGAAGGTTATCTGAGAGCGAAGCTTCAAGTGAAGCGCAATCAGACACAAAAATCCAAGCCGCCACATGCTGAAAAAGAAGAATGGCTTGTTCCTTGAGTGATCTGAGCAAAAAAGAGAACTTATAAAAAAGAGCTGCAGAATTTCTGTGGCTCTTTTTTTAATGGAGAAAAGAATGAAGCGACTTATGGTTTTATTGAGTATGTGTTTATTGTTTGTAGGACAGTTCCAGGCAGAAGGTTTTGTTGCGGGGATTGTTATACATACTCAACAAGGAGATGTACCAATTGAACAGTTGTGCAATGGCGAATGCGTTATTTTCAATGACGGCAATAAATTCCTATCATATGAAATAGCAGATGTAACATCAAACATAGTTGATTATTGCATTAAAATTACAGCACAAGATGTTGTTGTATGTGTTGCGCCAGATCAGAAATTGTATGTGCTTGGTAAAAATTGGGTACGTGCAGATGAACTGATCTTATCAGATATGTTGTTGTGTTCGAATAAAAAAGTGTTATCGCTGAATGCAATTAATGTTATTCATGAACAATGTAAAATGTATGCGCTTTCTGTGCAAGAGAGTCATTTATATTGCGTAACGCCATACGGCATTATTGTGCATAATGCCGAGCCAATTGGGACAACAGTTGTAACTACACTTGCTTTCATATGTCCTCCTGCAGCAGCAGCGGTTGCCATTGGAGAGATATTAGCTTTAGGAGCAATAGGTTTTGGTGCGTATCTTATACATAAAAAATCAAAACAAGAAAATCAACAAAACAGGTATCCTATAAATACAGGAGACCCTGGGAATTGTCCTTACGGAGGAAAGCCGCCTAAGCATGAAGATGATAAAGATGAGCATCCTAACGGTATTTACGAAGATGCTGGTTATCATCATTTTAATAGTTATGGCAAAAAAAGTCCGTGTCCAAATAATGGGCAGAAATGCTTGGATAAATCTTTTCCGATTGGTAAAAAAATTACGGGGCGTATTAGTATAGAAGATGGAAAATTTGTTGTTTTAAGACAAAGTGCTACAGGAAAATTCCATGGATATGTTATCGATTCTTGGAAAGAATTATGTGATCAAGGATCAAAAACACAATTGATTAGAAATGCTTTTCAAAAGCATGGACTGGTCAATAAGGCAGGAAAAATTATTAAAAACATTATATAAAGAGTAAAAGAAATGAAAATGAACATCAATGAAGTGATATTTTTAATAAACGAAAAAGAAAAAATAGTTCTCAGATCGCAGGATCCATTGGATGAAATAAGTTGTTGCTATGACGCATTGATTTCATTGGTGCAGGAAAAGCGAACAATTTTATTATCTGATGACGATATTATTCAAAATATGAGAATTTTTGCTCTTTTATTAAAAGAAGCCCTAGGCCATTCTTTATTGTTAGATTCATCTTTGGATGATATTGGTTTTGTATATAACCAATTCTGTCGTTTTTTATGGTCAGAAGATGAATTATCGGCTACAGATAATTTTTTTTATGAAGATGGAGATAAAAATAAAGATTGGATCGGTATGCGATATCATTTATGGGCTGGTGGAAATAATGTAACGTGGCTCTATAACGATAAAAATGGAGCGATCATTTTGGAAGTTACACCGTTTTATCCTTACTTGCATGTTGACCCAAATGAAGAGCTCAATTATATTCCCTATGAAGAATGGATTAAAGATTACAAGCCTTATTTTACAACAACGATATCAAAAGAAATGGCTGAGCAATGGTTAGCGCAAGCAGATAGCATTGTGAAGCAAATAAATGACAATGTTGAGAGATGGGAAAAAGAAGAAAAGAGCAAGGAAAAAGCTGATGCATCCGCATGATATTATTTTTAGATTAAGTAATACGGAAAGATTAGTAGTAGATTTGGAAATGCCTTTTGAAACATTGCCTTGCTTTTGTCAGATTACGATTAGTTTTTATGATGGATTCAGAGAATACATTTTAAATCTTCATGACCACTTAGAAGATGGCATTCGGAAATTTAGGGATATTCTTGAGAAAAGTTTAAAAGGTGAGATGCGTTTGCATAAATCTTTAACGAATGATTTAGGGTATTTGCATAATGAGTGTTTAAAATATGCATTGAATACTGATGACGAAACTTGGCAGTTAAATCCAAATTTAACCTATGATGAAGATGAAATATGGATAGGCTATAATTATCAACTATGGGCGTGTGGGCAGTGGGCTGCATGGATGTATAATAATGAAAACGGAGAAATTATTTTTGAAATAACGCCGCGGTATCCAGGTTTTTGCGTTGAAGAAGGGGAACTTGTTGCTATGCCTGCATATGAAAAATGGATGGAATCATATCATTTTGCAATTCTTAGAGTTATTTCTAGAGAAATTGCTCAAAAATGGCTTACACAGGCGGATGGAATGCTAGATCATATAAAAGAAGAATTTAATAGGAAATCTCAAGAAAATGGTGATAGTGAAAAAATGATTTATGAAGATTGTCCACGAAATAAATAGAGATGTAAAAAAGAAAGCCCCAGAAATTGGGGCTTCTTCTTTTTTTGTATTATTTTTGCGCTAAAATTATTTTTATTATTTTTTCATTAAGCTTACGTTCAGTTTTGCATATAGGGCAGCAACCGGATTGGTTATTTTTGGTGTTTTCTTCAATACATCGATTAAGACATGCTTTGCAAATACGTTCACTGCCTATTTTGCAACAATCAGAAGGTACTGGAGTAACCCCTGCTGTTTCTGTACAAACTTTATCCAAGTTAATATAACATTCCCCTTGTTCTTTTTGCGTAAATTGTCCTATTGTTTGCCAGCAAGCAGGGCATTGTCCTTTATATTGTTTGAGGCATTTAGCACAAATATCTGCACATTTTTTCTTACATTGTACGCATGGTAATGGTTTGCTGTGAGTATTTTCTCCACACGCAGCACATTTTCCTTTTTGAGGTGCATTTGGTGCCATTTCCATAGGAGGAGCGGATGCTTTTAGATCAGCTGGTATAAATTGTCCTTCTAAAGCATGATTATGTTTTTGTTGGCGAGCACGTTCTTGATCCGCTAAAACTTTTGCTGCTGCATGAGCTTTAAGTGCCTTGTCTTGCGCAGAGAATGCTTCAAGTTTATCTTTTTCTTCACGATATTTTTTCAATTCAGCATCTTGTTGTGCAACTAACGTTTCCTGCTTTTGTTTTAATTCTGCATTTTTTTCTGCAAGTATACGTCTATTATTCTCTTCTTCAATACGCTTATTTTCTGCACGAACTTGTTCTAATCTAATGTGCGCTTGAACACGTGCTACAGCTTCATCATCAGCGCGTTTTTTTGCTGCAATGCGATCAAGTTCTTGTTGCTGTTGTTTTAAAAGGTGTCCTACTGCTTGTGCTGCCATACGCTCGTCTTCTTCTTTTTTAAGAAGATTTAATAGTATTTTATTGCTGTTTATTTCTTGGTTTACACATTCTTCATAGTGATGCGCGATTTCCTTTTTTTGTGCTTCCGTCATAACATACAGCTCTTCTTCTGAATAATGACGGTTGAGGACTGTTGGTATGTACGAAACTATTACACCTTTTTGACGCAAGAGATCTTTAACTTGATGATTTTTGCTGACAAAATCTCTGTGTTCCATACCTTTACCTGGAATTAGCTTGTCTGTACTTCTCCGTTGAGTATCTTTGTTTTCTAGAGCGATGCGTAGGGCATAGTTATTATTTGCGTAAGCAATACTCATTGCTCTTTTGAAATCTCCATTGATAAATTCGTTATCTCGTAGCAGAAAATCTACTAATTGAATGTTTCCATGGTGTGCTGCATATAAAAATGGAGTTTCGTTGTTTTTGTTAATCTGCAAGAGCATGCGCGAATCATAGTCTATCGCATTACGCAATGCAGTAAGAGATTCTGTTAATACAGCTGTATGAGCAGGAGTATTGCCATCTTGGGTTATTAAAGACGCTCCATGTTCAATAAATAACTGTGCAACAGCTGATTGTCCGCAATGTATTGCAACAAACAGAGGAGAATTACCGTTTTTATCGGTATCAACGACCATTCTTTTATCGTGATTAAGAATAATTCGTGCGCCAATAAGATCGCCATTTTTTGCTGTTTCATGAAGTGCGTTTTCGTTATTGTGATTAGTAATACGAGTATTTACTCCAATACTCATAAGTTCTCTCATAATATCGTGATTTTTATTAATTACTGAGAGCATAAAAGACGTTCGACCATTGTTATCGCGTGTATTGATATCAATAACAGGATTTGCTTTGAGGCGATTAATAAGTTTTGAATTTTTACTGAGTGCTGCAAAAATAAAAATGTCTTCACCGTTATTATTGCGTTGTTTTATGTTGGCGCCGTGTTCCAATAAAAGATTCATTTCTTTTTCTTGGTTGTGCATAGCAGCATAGAATAAGGAAGTGTTGCCTTTATCATCAGTAGTGTCAACGTCAATACCATTCTTTAGTAAATAGAGAAGAGCATTATTATTTCCCTGGTGCGCAGCGTTGTGTATTGGTCTAAGGCCGTTATATCCAGGAATATTAAGATCGACGCCTTTTCTTCTTAAAATTTCTAACATGTATGCATATTGTGTTTCTGTTGCAACAATAGCAGGGGTTTTTCCTTCATTATTTCTTTTGTGTATAAGCGCAGGGTTTTCTGCGAGCTTTTCTACCATGCGTGGCTTGTTTGTTTGTATTGCATAGTGCAGCTGAGTGTTGCCGTTTATTGTTTGTTCAATAAGTCTGTGTTTTTCCAGAAATGGTATCATTTCTGATTTATCTTTTTTGACTGGCATAAATGCAGGTGTTAGATTTTCTCTGTTAGTTGCATTTTTATCTACGTTTTTTTGTAACAAACATTCTGCTGCGTCCGTTTTCCCTTCTTCTAGTGCGCAATGCAAAGGAGTGTTGCCATCATTATTTTTTCCATTTTTATCAGGCAATGTTGGTATATATAAAAATGAATAGATCCAGTTTCCCCAATATGCGTAATCTGGTTCTGTTGTAAGCATATCTACTATGTCTGCTTGTCCTTCTTGTGCTGCAATATGTAACGGAGTGTTACCGTTATCATCTTTTTCTGCACAATTTTCGCAATTTTCAATACGCTTTCTAATGGCCTCTTTGTTGCCAGCGCGTACTTCTTGGAATATGGCAGGTGTTTCGCGAGAGATAAGTGTGTTTGAACAACATAATAATGTTGAAAGAAATAGGTGATTAAATTTTTTCATGTAGTTCCTTAATTTATTTTTGTTGATGATTAGTATAGATCAGTCCTATGCTTAAATCTATAAATAATGGGAGCCGTTATGAAAAAAGTATTGTACATAAAAATCATTTCTATTTTTTTCCTATTCGGTGGTTTTTGTGTGTACTCAAAAACCACCTTTAAACTTGGTATTGAAAATATTCCTGTGTCATTACTTAAAAAAGTCTGTCCTCATAAAAAAAAAGAAAAATGTCTTGCTGGTTTGATCACCAACCAAACAGGAGTTGATCAGAAAGGAAAGCGAACAGTCGATATTCTTACGAAACACCATATTCCAGTACAATATATTTTTGCACCGGAACATGGCTTGAACGGTATTCTTGCAGAACGTGATGTGCATGATTCTGTTGATACACAAACACACACACCAGTTATTAGTTTGTATGGCAACGGCTCAGGGAAAATGATAGCACCTGAATACATGAACGCTATTGATTTTTTGATATTTGATATTCAAGATTCTGGTATGCGTCACTACACCTATATTTCTACATTGCTCAGCACTATGAAAATTGCCCAAGAATACAACAAACCATTTGTGGTGCTTGATCGCCCCAATCCATTGGGTAGTGTTATGGAAGGTCCACTCGTAGAACCTGATCTTATTTCATTCATTTCAATTGCACCAATTCCATTGCGGCACGGCATGACTATTGGTGAATTAGCAAAGTATTTTAACAAGCATGTGTTGGAAAAACCTGCAACATTGTATGTAATCACAATGAGTGGGTATAACCGTTCACAAGGATTTGCCGGTAATTTTATACATCAATTATCACCAAATTTACAATCGCTACAATCGTGTTATGGCTATAGTTTTTTAGGATTGTTGGGAGAAATAGAACCGTTTGATGTTGGGGTTGGTACACCAATGGCCTTCCGTTGCATTACATTGCCAGAAACAATGAATGTACAGCCTGAAGTGTGGCAGAAGCTGCAAGCGTTGCTCGGTTCTTTTGGCGTAAAAAGTTTTTTGTATGATCACACTAATCCAAAAAACAATCGTACAAGCAAAGGGTTACGTTTAGAATTTGCTGATATGAGTAAAGTGCATGCATTTGAGTTGTTTATTGCGATGTTGCAGTTGTTTAAAAAAGAAGAGATACCGTTTTCTTTTTCAGCAGCGTTTAATAAAGCGGTAGGAACAAAAAGTGTGCAAGATGTGATAGCTGGAGCACTTTCTGAACAATCATTTTTTAAAAAAGTTACTCAAGATTTACAGAAGTTTCGCAAGCAAGTATCACGTTTCTTGATGTACTAAAAAAGATTTTGAATGCGATGACCCATTCTCTGTGCATCATATTTTCTCCCCTCAGCTTCTCGCTCTTCTTCTGCAGAAGGGATATTAAACATTTTTCTCACGATCAACCACATGATATCGCCAAAGCTTGGAGCAAGATTGTAGAAGTCGTACAACTTATCATATTGTTGTTTAAGCCAGACACGCAAAGGATTTGCGGGAGAAGATTCCATTGTTGGTATCTGTTCTTTCTCTTGTGGTTGCAGCTGTATTGCGGGTTGGGTTGTTGCTGTTGTTGAATCTGGTACTTGAAGTAGTTCAAGTTTTTTTTCTTGTGGTTCACTAATCTGTTTAGTTATTACAGCTGGTGGAGTTACTTGATTTGGTTGTTGACCTTCTAGTGCTGATACTGCTTGTCCGGGGCCATTAGTTGGTACTGATTCGGATAACGGGATTGGGTCATTTACAATCTTTTGAGGATGCGAAGGATCAAGGAGAGGGAACTCAGGTACAATGCTATAAATAAATTCATACGCTTGTTGAAATTCATTCCAATTTTTTAGTTGTAATGACAGTTCTTTTAAATCGCTTTGATGGTGTAGTAAAAAAGGATGATCTTTTAGTTTAATAATAGCAATGCGATCATTATCATCGAGAGTAAGTTGTGCCTGACCTTTGGGATTTAATAATTTTGCGATATTGATAATGCTGTGAATAAAAATTATTTTTAATTCGGCAAGTTCTTTTGGATTAACTGAACGTTGCCTT
The sequence above is drawn from the Candidatus Babeliales bacterium genome and encodes:
- the tsaB gene encoding tRNA (adenosine(37)-N6)-threonylcarbamoyltransferase complex dimerization subunit type 1 TsaB, with protein sequence MILLVFFTSSKNVKTATKDSMHSYIAIQNTYEVFEMALFINNTLHDQVSEDKRHASKLFIPLLEQLLIRNNLTISDLSFCAVNCGPGPFSTLRSIIASVNGLHCATEIPLIGIDGLNATFLEFYDKSYEHTVVLLNAFNDEVYYLIAHHDVYSINSDSSRARPEPVEGPSALFCNKFRMSAKDLIIATGYKKIDAFLEDLKKQIPHQKINFFGNGVMLHQEQIKSTLGEKAILNQDGKNMCSVEQIGKIGLEMFEKNNFTNNYLMPLHLKKHPVELL
- the ruvX gene encoding Holliday junction resolvase RuvX; the protein is MKILALDIGDRWTGVAISDPLGILPRPYDTFKTAELYTLLEKTIEKERISTIIVGLPITLRGTESDQTKKIIAMTEELKNHFPNIEWKMWDERLTSKQAAGIKSTKTKEDKLRSHAIAAAIFLSTYLEYKRFFNPNYDDSVGDPDEE
- a CDS encoding amino acid carrier protein; this translates as MDFVLLINQICDFICGWPLLIYVGVISIIYTVALRGMQFTYLGTALKATLFPSQKEQQQEGGMSPFNAFMNTINSNLGNGVIAGVATAIYSGGPGAAFWFVVFGLILMTVRFGEVYLSSLYAAEATEKTTLGGPMLYLKKVPGGAYLPYIYALFCVIYGLIGGNIIQSNSMAISLSATWGIAPIVSGLGLLVFVLYILFGGAERIAKISLSIVPVKVVVFMFSSLTVLIFHYKSLLPALTLIVKGGLGVQSFVGGIVGFSFQQMIAAGMSRSIFATESGLGSAAIMFGSTGKGNAIQNGFMGMISTFISTCIGLIVALCIVASGVWNSGLNSTALTIASFETVFGIYGGWIVSFLAVSFGFGVMVSYAYVVRSAWMFLTNNRFPMLFTAAYSLCALAGAVAAVDFVWDLAGIIIAMMLFINMYGLLVLLPKAKENLPNQLRNYKA
- a CDS encoding polymorphic toxin-type HINT domain-containing protein — protein: MKRLMVLLSMCLLFVGQFQAEGFVAGIVIHTQQGDVPIEQLCNGECVIFNDGNKFLSYEIADVTSNIVDYCIKITAQDVVVCVAPDQKLYVLGKNWVRADELILSDMLLCSNKKVLSLNAINVIHEQCKMYALSVQESHLYCVTPYGIIVHNAEPIGTTVVTTLAFICPPAAAAVAIGEILALGAIGFGAYLIHKKSKQENQQNRYPINTGDPGNCPYGGKPPKHEDDKDEHPNGIYEDAGYHHFNSYGKKSPCPNNGQKCLDKSFPIGKKITGRISIEDGKFVVLRQSATGKFHGYVIDSWKELCDQGSKTQLIRNAFQKHGLVNKAGKIIKNII
- a CDS encoding UDP-N-acetylmuramoyl-L-alanyl-D-glutamate--2,6-diaminopimelate ligase — its product is MNVPISMPSTFPVTCHTDFVGKDSIFVAIEGYADNGVNYIKKAIEKGARTIVVHHNTFLDDELRIFMCAHDVVVERVDNTRKALAQLSAQAANFPAQKLKIVGITGTKGKTTTSFLLAHMLHSAGYKTALISSAQNRINGNTFLAPLTTPQPDYLQQFLKLCVDNAVDYVVMEVAAQALTLHRVEGITFCGIIFTNFSHEHLEFYRDLEEYFRAKCLIFDMAAEHAPLLINRDNKQCAQLLMHNSSVASFGFGDDCSGYRGELIADTISTIALRVHYQGCGNDFICSSLFGTYNAYNVLAATSMAIAMQIQPQEISGALHTFSGVPGRLQEHILTNGARCFIDYAHNPESFQAVLSTLRALTSQLIVVFGAGGGRDKSKRPMMGVIATNIADILVITSDNPRLEDAAVIAGDIVRDIPTAMKHKIVQELDRKKAIECAYFLSNQGSIIALLGKGPDEYQIIGTTKHYFSEQSIVEQL